Proteins from a single region of Streptomyces spinoverrucosus:
- a CDS encoding Bug family tripartite tricarboxylate transporter substrate binding protein, translating to MRLRTPLALFGAAVLVLLGPPLLTTGSGSETGTQIPGLRFMVPNTPGGGYDITARTAAKNAEDAGLTPNIEVFNLPGAGGTVGLTRLVSEHGNGKLAMSMGLGVVGAVRSNDAPKTLSDTTPIARLTEEQDVVVVAKDSPYRTIDDLVAAWKADPGKLPVGGGSSPGGPDHLAPMLMARAAGISPKQVNYIPFDGGGELLASILGNKVAFGVSGVGEYLDQIKAGELRLLAVTGPERVDGLDAPTLQEAGYDVNFTNWRGIVAPPGLTDAERDKLVRLIEELHDSPEWQASLKQNGWDDAFLSGEKFGDFLDAQDQRVVSVLKELGL from the coding sequence GTGCGCCTGCGCACCCCCCTCGCCCTGTTCGGGGCCGCCGTGCTCGTCCTCCTCGGACCGCCGTTGCTGACCACCGGCAGCGGCTCCGAGACCGGCACCCAGATCCCCGGCCTGCGCTTCATGGTCCCCAACACGCCCGGCGGCGGTTACGACATCACCGCCCGTACGGCCGCGAAGAACGCGGAGGACGCCGGACTCACCCCCAACATCGAGGTGTTCAACCTGCCAGGCGCCGGCGGCACCGTCGGCCTCACCCGCCTGGTCAGCGAGCACGGCAACGGCAAGCTCGCGATGTCGATGGGGCTCGGCGTCGTCGGCGCCGTCCGCTCCAACGACGCGCCCAAGACCCTCTCCGACACCACCCCGATCGCCCGCCTCACCGAGGAACAGGACGTCGTGGTGGTCGCCAAGGACTCGCCGTACCGGACGATCGACGACCTCGTCGCCGCCTGGAAGGCCGACCCCGGCAAACTCCCGGTCGGCGGCGGCTCCTCACCCGGCGGCCCCGACCACCTCGCGCCGATGCTGATGGCGCGGGCCGCCGGGATCTCTCCGAAGCAGGTCAACTACATCCCGTTCGACGGCGGCGGCGAACTCCTCGCCTCCATCCTCGGCAACAAGGTCGCCTTCGGCGTCTCCGGCGTCGGCGAGTACCTCGACCAGATCAAGGCGGGCGAGCTGCGCCTCCTCGCGGTCACCGGCCCCGAACGGGTCGACGGCCTGGACGCGCCCACCCTCCAGGAGGCCGGCTACGACGTGAACTTCACCAACTGGCGCGGCATCGTCGCCCCGCCCGGCCTGACCGACGCCGAGCGCGACAAACTCGTCCGCCTCATCGAGGAACTCCACGACTCACCCGAGTGGCAGGCGTCCCTGAAGCAGAACGGCTGGGACGACGCCTTCCTGTCCGGCGAGAAGTTCGGGGACTTCCTGGACGCCCAGGACCAGCGTGTGGTCTCGGTACTGAAGGAGCTGGGACTGTGA
- a CDS encoding tripartite tricarboxylate transporter TctB family protein, translating into MTTQTTDVPPAPASPRRSWLRDHSELGVSVLLLALGVLVLTDALTMDVDIAQRGPVGPKTVPIVVGAGLLLIAALLAVDVLRGGRGQAETGEDIDLSEPADWRTVLLLAGVFLGAAVLIEPLGFPVAGALLFWGAAFSLGSRRLDRDPLIAAVLSLVTYAVFNNLLGVPLPGGPLMGAL; encoded by the coding sequence GTGACCACTCAGACCACCGACGTCCCCCCGGCGCCCGCCTCGCCCCGCCGTTCCTGGCTGCGCGACCACTCCGAACTCGGCGTCAGCGTCCTGCTGCTGGCCCTCGGCGTGCTCGTCCTCACCGACGCGCTCACCATGGACGTCGACATCGCCCAGCGCGGCCCCGTCGGCCCCAAGACCGTGCCGATCGTCGTGGGCGCCGGGCTGCTGCTCATCGCCGCCCTGCTCGCCGTCGACGTCCTGCGCGGCGGCCGTGGCCAGGCCGAGACCGGCGAGGACATCGACCTGTCCGAACCCGCCGACTGGCGTACGGTCCTGCTGCTCGCCGGTGTGTTCCTGGGCGCCGCCGTCCTCATCGAACCCCTCGGCTTCCCCGTCGCGGGCGCCCTGCTCTTCTGGGGCGCGGCCTTCTCCCTCGGCAGCCGCCGCCTCGACCGCGACCCGCTCATCGCGGCCGTGCTGTCCCTCGTCACCTACGCCGTCTTCAACAACCTGCTCGGAGTGCCGCTGCCCGGTGGCCCCCTGATGGGAGCGCTGTGA